Proteins from a genomic interval of Spiroplasma diminutum CUAS-1:
- a CDS encoding LacI family DNA-binding transcriptional regulator, translating to MKKEKKTYHDIAKMANVGIGTVSRYFNNYNISNEAKEKIKKVIDQSGYIPNYAAASIKKPNKDVYLLLPFNSEEKANMEIVNGVKSVLELKELNFFILLSSNDSKMYQDDLKTIILRNSYGLVLFLPKNTSKELITQIEEIKNSEIIVYNRHLKNIKSIDINDYEMFSQLAKKIDSLYKDMRITFIGLENHDITTGKIRTEAFIENIKKNTVSKWLIKNNLYEYVIEIMPEIVREDNSQIIVCATHTIALSVNTYLIQHNIRKKYIVTDVARFKNVKNTNDFDLTIEIDYFLVGKNIGNKLLKKEINLENIFKII from the coding sequence ATGAAAAAAGAAAAAAAGACTTATCATGATATAGCAAAAATGGCTAACGTTGGAATAGGTACTGTATCTAGATATTTTAATAATTATAATATTAGTAATGAGGCTAAAGAAAAAATAAAAAAAGTTATTGATCAAAGTGGATATATTCCAAATTATGCAGCAGCTAGTATTAAGAAACCTAATAAAGATGTTTATCTATTGTTGCCATTTAATAGTGAAGAAAAAGCTAATATGGAAATAGTTAATGGTGTTAAAAGTGTATTAGAACTTAAAGAACTTAACTTTTTTATTTTATTATCATCAAACGATAGCAAGATGTATCAAGATGATTTAAAGACTATTATTTTAAGAAATTCATATGGATTAGTATTATTTTTACCTAAAAATACTAGTAAAGAGTTAATTACTCAAATAGAAGAAATAAAAAACTCAGAGATAATAGTTTATAATAGACACTTAAAAAATATCAAATCAATTGATATTAATGATTATGAAATGTTTTCTCAACTTGCAAAAAAAATTGATAGTTTATATAAAGATATGAGAATTACATTTATTGGTCTTGAAAATCACGATATAACTACAGGAAAGATTAGAACAGAAGCATTTATTGAGAATATTAAAAAAAATACAGTTTCGAAATGACTTATTAAAAATAACTTATATGAATATGTAATAGAAATAATGCCTGAAATTGTTAGAGAAGATAATAGTCAAATAATTGTATGCGCGACACATACAATTGCTTTATCTGTAAATACATATTTGATTCAGCATAATATTAGAAAAAAATATATAGTTACTGATGTTGCAAGATTCAAAAATGTAAAAAACACAAATGATTTTGATTTAACTATAGAAATTGATTATTTTTTAGTTGGTAAAAATATTGGAAATAAATTACTAAAAAAAGAGATAAATTTGGAAAATATATTTAAAATAATTTAA
- a CDS encoding NADH:flavin oxidoreductase/NADH oxidase translates to MKINDKFCLVPNIESRNRIVLAPMDVNSSVDGFVNDIHIQHYGSRAYGGVGTIIVEGTGITPDGRYTDKSLGIWKDEHIEGLQRLVNIVHTGGSVIGIQVFHGGSKSQITDQKRGINHYFDFLDQNNLKIIDLKEFYEICDEFVNSARRAKKAGFDFIEIHLGDGILLSNLLINELNTLTISENIQEKIEPIIYILKNIQEKIAIPVGVRISVNDSNPDGIKVEDYKEIIPLIEPYISYIHVSAGDILSKRKSTIGVENNVKLHRLEYSKKLKEYTNLNIITTGNYGSKEDILEALKNNINAVSVGRCLIANPSFVMTNLLENQEIDDRYHWNNNPWYKHQHFIK, encoded by the coding sequence ATGAAAATAAATGATAAATTTTGCTTAGTCCCAAATATTGAATCAAGAAATAGAATTGTTTTAGCACCAATGGATGTTAATTCATCTGTTGATGGATTTGTAAATGATATTCATATTCAACATTATGGTTCAAGAGCTTATGGAGGAGTAGGAACTATTATTGTTGAAGGTACTGGAATTACTCCTGATGGTAGATACACTGATAAAAGTTTAGGAATTTGAAAAGATGAACATATTGAAGGACTGCAAAGACTTGTAAATATTGTTCATACTGGTGGAAGTGTTATTGGAATTCAAGTTTTTCATGGCGGAAGTAAATCACAAATTACTGACCAAAAAAGGGGAATTAATCATTACTTTGATTTCTTAGATCAAAATAATTTAAAAATAATTGATTTAAAAGAATTCTATGAGATTTGTGATGAATTTGTTAATTCAGCAAGAAGAGCTAAAAAAGCAGGTTTTGATTTTATAGAAATACACTTAGGAGATGGAATTTTATTATCAAACTTATTGATAAATGAATTAAATACTTTAACAATAAGTGAAAATATTCAAGAAAAAATTGAACCAATAATTTATATTCTAAAAAATATTCAAGAAAAAATTGCAATTCCAGTTGGAGTTAGAATTTCAGTAAATGATTCAAATCCTGATGGAATTAAAGTAGAAGACTATAAAGAAATTATTCCTTTAATAGAGCCCTATATTTCATATATTCATGTAAGTGCAGGAGATATTTTATCAAAAAGAAAATCTACTATTGGAGTTGAAAATAATGTTAAACTACATAGACTTGAATATTCTAAGAAATTAAAAGAGTATACAAATTTAAACATTATTACTACTGGAAATTATGGTTCAAAAGAGGATATATTAGAAGCATTAAAAAATAATATTAATGCAGTTTCAGTTGGAAGATGTTTAATTGCAAATCCAAGTTTTGTTATGACAAATCTTTTAGAAAATCAAGAAATTGATGACAGATATCATTGAAATAATAATCCTTGATATAAACATCAACATTTTATAAAGTAA
- a CDS encoding HAD-IIB family hydrolase produces MKEIKKIAATDMDGTILYEWDNISEENKKELLKFQEESNNSLTIVTGRNYFLVDFAAKDLQIDLPVICSNGASVINPKTWEYVAKNHFDKEEFKVLLEKFLETDIDICISNDFRTHYIKEDDWLEVLVRNEIQIDFSHFPKGKILYKYDDLQDLIDNGLDHDESFPVLVANSENQEQLEFIRNLVEENDLLALEFPKEKTCRVEIFKKGVTKSWGLNQLLDKYNLTKEDIHVFGDEHNDYPMFRDFPNCYAVGNAIEGIKELSKEVIETVQNAGVGKKLNEIIEEFQ; encoded by the coding sequence ATGAAAGAAATAAAAAAAATAGCTGCAACTGATATGGATGGAACTATTCTTTATGAATGAGATAATATTAGTGAAGAAAATAAAAAAGAACTTTTAAAATTTCAAGAAGAATCAAATAATAGTTTAACAATAGTTACAGGAAGAAATTATTTTTTAGTTGATTTTGCAGCAAAAGATTTACAAATTGATCTACCAGTAATTTGTTCAAATGGAGCATCAGTTATCAATCCAAAAACTTGAGAATATGTTGCAAAAAATCATTTTGATAAAGAAGAGTTTAAAGTTCTATTAGAAAAATTTTTAGAAACAGATATTGACATTTGTATATCAAATGATTTTAGAACACATTATATTAAAGAAGATGACTGATTAGAAGTTTTAGTTCGTAATGAAATCCAAATTGATTTCTCACATTTTCCAAAAGGAAAAATTTTATATAAATATGATGATTTACAAGACTTAATAGATAATGGATTAGATCATGATGAAAGTTTTCCAGTATTAGTTGCAAATTCTGAAAATCAAGAACAATTAGAATTTATAAGAAACTTAGTAGAAGAAAATGATCTACTTGCTTTAGAATTTCCTAAAGAAAAAACTTGTAGAGTAGAGATCTTTAAAAAAGGTGTAACTAAAAGTTGAGGATTAAATCAACTTTTAGATAAATATAATTTAACAAAAGAAGATATTCATGTATTTGGAGATGAGCATAATGATTATCCTATGTTTAGAGATTTTCCAAATTGTTATGCAGTAGGAAATGCAATTGAAGGAATAAAAGAACTTTCAAAAGAAGTTATTGAAACAGTACAAAATGCTGGAGTAGGTAAAAAATTAAATGAGATTATAGAAGAATTTCAATAA
- a CDS encoding nitroreductase family protein: MTKSLQLLNDRISAKRYVEDFKLNDDQKTQLLESIRLAPSSFGLEPFRAILIENKEIRKEIQPAWWNQVGVTQSSALLIWVGYKEEYLTKTHFIEQTERNIPNGFENIREMMIGGATNVLSTLEMSRDEWVARQAYISLGTVLNTAQELDLDVCPSEGFSAKEVGDVLAKHNLLDLENEKVLLGMFIGKVDTNQEFYHSFTKTRRPAQKAYSIVE; the protein is encoded by the coding sequence ATGACAAAAAGTTTACAATTATTAAATGACAGAATTTCTGCAAAGAGATATGTTGAAGATTTTAAATTAAATGATGATCAAAAAACACAATTATTAGAATCAATTAGATTAGCTCCAAGTAGTTTTGGATTAGAACCTTTTAGAGCGATATTAATTGAAAATAAAGAAATAAGAAAAGAGATTCAACCTGCTTGATGAAATCAAGTTGGTGTAACTCAATCAAGTGCTTTATTAATATGAGTTGGTTATAAAGAAGAATACTTAACAAAAACTCATTTTATTGAACAAACTGAAAGAAATATTCCTAATGGATTTGAAAACATTAGAGAAATGATGATTGGTGGAGCTACTAATGTTCTTTCTACTTTAGAAATGAGCAGAGATGAATGAGTTGCACGACAAGCATATATTTCATTGGGAACTGTATTAAATACTGCACAAGAATTAGACTTAGATGTTTGTCCAAGTGAAGGATTTAGCGCAAAAGAAGTTGGCGATGTTTTGGCAAAACACAATTTATTAGACTTAGAAAATGAAAAAGTATTATTGGGAATGTTTATTGGAAAAGTTGATACTAATCAAGAATTTTATCACTCATTTACAAAAACAAGAAGACCTGCTCAAAAAGCATATTCAATTGTTGAATAA
- the yihA gene encoding ribosome biogenesis GTP-binding protein YihA/YsxC, which produces MIKQAKFITSAANKSGWLKDDIAEVCFIGRSNVGKSTFINALTNQNKLAKTSSTPGKTRLLNFFDINNSQFRIVDAPGYGYARVNHDQKLAFAKMMDEYLTNREQLKFICQLVDLRHKPTNDDIEMYNFFKHHQIKVFIVATKRDKCKKNDIIKNEKIIKQTLEFDSEDRFLSISSTEKSNLDKVYDIFMEMFEKN; this is translated from the coding sequence ATGATAAAACAAGCTAAATTTATTACTTCAGCTGCCAATAAAAGTGGTTGATTAAAAGATGATATTGCTGAAGTTTGTTTTATAGGAAGAAGTAATGTTGGAAAATCCACTTTTATTAATGCCTTGACAAATCAAAATAAGCTTGCAAAAACATCTTCAACTCCAGGTAAAACAAGGTTATTAAACTTTTTTGATATTAATAATAGTCAATTTAGAATTGTTGATGCTCCAGGTTATGGATATGCAAGAGTTAATCATGATCAAAAACTTGCATTTGCAAAAATGATGGATGAATATTTAACAAATAGAGAACAGCTAAAATTTATTTGCCAATTAGTAGATTTGAGACATAAACCAACAAATGATGATATAGAAATGTATAATTTCTTTAAACATCATCAAATTAAAGTTTTTATTGTAGCTACTAAAAGAGATAAATGTAAGAAAAATGACATAATAAAAAATGAAAAAATAATTAAGCAAACTTTAGAATTTGACAGCGAAGATAGATTTTTATCAATATCTTCAACTGAAAAGAGTAATTTAGATAAAGTTTATGATATCTTTATGGAAATGTTTGAAAAGAATTAA
- a CDS encoding NAD(P)H-dependent oxidoreductase, which translates to MKTVIVIANPKPTSFNHAIADSVIKGLEEVEKEYEIWDLNKMKFNPVISQGEFEKFGYAEYDPNLEHFIEVLTNECDQIVLIYPIIFFEMPAILKGFFDRVFIGTLIQEGGNPVDWKPSINIEKTFIIETSLGDMWSIATNQNKKQNEALTAQVMRKIGLFNPIIETYKNLGKSTLEERQQFLELIQKQFSKFDV; encoded by the coding sequence ATGAAAACAGTTATAGTTATTGCAAATCCAAAACCAACAAGTTTTAATCATGCCATTGCAGATTCAGTTATAAAGGGTTTAGAAGAAGTTGAAAAAGAATACGAAATTTGAGATTTAAATAAAATGAAATTTAATCCAGTTATAAGTCAAGGAGAATTTGAAAAATTTGGTTATGCTGAATATGATCCTAATTTAGAGCATTTTATAGAAGTGTTAACAAACGAATGTGATCAAATTGTATTAATTTATCCAATTATATTTTTTGAAATGCCAGCAATCTTAAAAGGTTTCTTTGATAGAGTGTTTATTGGTACTTTAATTCAAGAAGGTGGAAACCCAGTTGATTGAAAACCATCAATTAATATTGAAAAAACATTTATTATTGAAACATCTCTAGGAGATATGTGATCAATTGCTACAAATCAAAACAAAAAGCAAAATGAAGCTTTAACAGCTCAAGTAATGAGAAAAATTGGTTTATTTAATCCAATTATTGAAACATACAAAAATTTAGGAAAATCTACTTTAGAAGAACGTCAACAGTTCTTAGAATTAATACAAAAACAATTTTCTAAATTTGATGTTTAA
- a CDS encoding dual specificity protein phosphatase family protein — protein sequence MNKKIIENLYLGDMNSVPNDSQLVLSCAQEIFLDQNPKGETKKLIDDKNNRILYNFEDYPYIEDMDKDLILDAIQQIENNIKDKKIYVHCIWGVNRSASIVFMYLVRNKIINADSYQNAQKQYWNIYPNHSPNPGWKKFLELNFPYNF from the coding sequence ATGAATAAAAAAATAATAGAAAATTTATATTTAGGAGACATGAATAGTGTCCCAAATGATTCTCAGCTTGTTTTAAGTTGTGCACAAGAGATATTCTTAGATCAAAATCCAAAAGGAGAAACTAAGAAATTAATTGATGATAAAAATAATAGAATTTTATATAATTTTGAAGATTATCCATATATTGAAGATATGGATAAAGACTTAATATTAGATGCAATTCAACAAATTGAAAATAATATAAAAGATAAAAAAATATATGTTCACTGTATTTGAGGAGTAAATAGAAGTGCAAGTATTGTTTTTATGTACTTGGTAAGAAACAAAATAATTAATGCAGATAGTTATCAAAATGCTCAAAAACAATATTGAAATATTTACCCAAATCATTCACCAAATCCAGGATGAAAGAAGTTTTTGGAATTAAATTTTCCATATAATTTTTAA
- a CDS encoding alpha/beta hydrolase → MNYKKSLKKLKKYHYNWLNITFIIILFPVVLILSIICSIAFVPYLFKYTRSGQYKGVEFNTYEHLLYDLEVKKMTNFNIKKEQINEFFIGSGSEQISAITVRNKNSKKWVIGLHGFKRNKYMGLRGVYHFYDQGYNILCFDAFAHGLTYGAYSDFGLTNAKVLNDVITWLKQTFDVEEIGVFGTSMGATSSLYFAKKYYEENKVDWLISDCPFTQAIPQIRFFLKKYMIIPWWFMSLGINRNFKKYAKANIKDVDLLNLGEQVRDLKILFIHGKEDDFIMYHNSIVLYHLKHLSENSNQSQLKLYENAKHSSSMHKNMKDYMQTTIGFVVK, encoded by the coding sequence ATGAATTACAAAAAAAGTTTGAAAAAACTTAAAAAATATCATTATAATTGATTAAATATAACATTTATAATTATTTTATTTCCAGTTGTATTAATATTATCAATTATATGTTCAATAGCATTTGTACCGTACTTATTTAAATACACAAGAAGTGGTCAATATAAAGGTGTTGAATTTAACACCTATGAGCACTTATTGTATGACTTAGAAGTCAAAAAAATGACAAACTTTAACATTAAAAAAGAACAGATAAATGAGTTTTTCATTGGATCTGGATCAGAGCAAATTAGTGCAATTACTGTAAGAAACAAAAATTCAAAAAAATGAGTTATTGGACTTCATGGTTTTAAAAGAAACAAATATATGGGACTTCGTGGAGTTTATCACTTCTATGATCAAGGATACAATATACTTTGTTTTGATGCATTTGCACATGGATTAACTTATGGTGCATATTCAGATTTTGGTCTTACAAATGCTAAAGTATTAAATGATGTTATTACATGATTAAAACAAACATTTGATGTAGAAGAAATTGGAGTATTTGGTACAAGTATGGGAGCTACAAGTTCTTTATACTTTGCAAAAAAATACTATGAAGAAAACAAAGTAGATTGATTAATTTCAGATTGTCCATTTACTCAAGCAATTCCTCAAATTAGGTTCTTCTTGAAAAAATATATGATAATACCATGATGATTTATGAGTTTAGGTATTAATAGAAACTTTAAAAAATATGCAAAAGCAAATATAAAGGATGTAGATCTACTTAATTTAGGTGAACAAGTACGTGATCTTAAAATATTGTTTATTCATGGAAAAGAAGATGACTTTATAATGTATCACAACTCTATTGTTTTATATCACTTAAAACATCTATCAGAAAATTCAAATCAAAGTCAACTGAAATTATATGAAAATGCAAAACACTCAAGTTCAATGCATAAAAACATGAAAGACTATATGCAAACAACAATTGGCTTTGTTGTAAAATAA
- a CDS encoding S1 RNA-binding domain-containing protein, protein MGTIVNITITKIVDFGAFCDAEIDGKIYKGLIHISEIADAYVTNVADYVTVGQQMDGYVISVDESKDQAKLSLKRVSQ, encoded by the coding sequence ATGGGTACAATTGTAAATATTACTATTACTAAAATCGTTGACTTTGGTGCATTCTGTGATGCTGAAATCGATGGTAAAATCTACAAAGGTCTAATTCATATTTCAGAAATTGCTGATGCTTACGTTACTAACGTAGCTGACTACGTAACTGTAGGTCAACAAATGGATGGATATGTTATTTCAGTAGATGAAAGCAAAGACCAAGCTAAGTTATCATTAAAAAGAGTATCACAATAA
- a CDS encoding PTS transporter subunit EIIB, with protein sequence MIKKKYIDSVQDLFKDLGGYENINYFTHCMTRMRFHLKDWSIVNEQKIRESSYATGINKNEGGDEYQIIIGMDVADFYETFCQINGYDIDGRNVLSNNDKEKINFKTKQIEEINQIKGKFRVKGITNKCLSFVSKVFSPIVYPLIGYGLLLTIWSLMTVEWNGKGTSLAQTVHFFGEFAGILDILTSTFSLFITIAVSYTVFKAMRCSSIYGILIGVVLTAPGLVSMGNVEVGPGETILGKYPGWTIFGEGIVYPWKINFNGLMVPMIGIAIFGAYMERWTSKISNTTAKNILSPVLIIGVTFIFAIFIVAPIGMLFTNYLSISVNWLSTNYIAKYIALPLLGALYGPLVITGLHHSLTPVILQGQAAYGATIIQGLCTLSNVSQGVATVAFVVLNRRVRQLKDLGISNGVSAIVGGITEPSLFTVNLKHLYPLIACSIGVFFGSLVLVASNTYALQGASSIFGYLMFQHKAPELTGVSTWIGGGFLWGAISILVSCIVTFFMTLILGKIKFFANRTRDLLLEEYNEDINELKLIPPSEFKLILKKEREDKKSLKQQLKIEKK encoded by the coding sequence ATGATTAAAAAGAAATACATTGACTCAGTTCAGGATCTTTTTAAAGATTTAGGTGGATATGAAAATATAAATTATTTTACTCATTGTATGACTAGAATGAGATTTCATTTAAAAGATTGAAGTATAGTAAATGAACAGAAAATAAGAGAAAGCTCATATGCAACTGGAATTAACAAAAATGAAGGTGGAGATGAGTATCAGATAATAATTGGTATGGATGTTGCTGATTTTTATGAAACATTTTGTCAAATAAATGGTTATGATATTGATGGACGTAATGTTTTATCAAATAATGATAAAGAAAAAATTAATTTTAAAACAAAACAGATTGAAGAAATAAATCAAATTAAAGGAAAATTTAGAGTAAAAGGTATAACAAATAAATGTCTATCTTTTGTATCAAAAGTATTTTCACCAATTGTTTATCCATTAATCGGATATGGATTATTATTGACAATTTGATCTCTAATGACAGTTGAATGAAATGGTAAGGGAACATCTCTTGCGCAAACAGTTCATTTCTTTGGAGAATTCGCAGGTATACTAGATATTTTAACAAGTACCTTCTCACTATTCATTACAATAGCTGTTTCATATACAGTTTTTAAGGCTATGAGATGTAGTTCAATTTATGGAATTTTAATTGGAGTTGTTTTAACAGCTCCAGGATTAGTGTCAATGGGAAATGTTGAAGTGGGTCCTGGAGAAACAATTCTTGGTAAATATCCAGGATGAACAATATTTGGAGAAGGAATTGTATATCCTTGAAAAATTAATTTTAATGGATTAATGGTTCCAATGATTGGGATAGCTATTTTTGGAGCATATATGGAAAGATGAACTTCAAAAATTTCAAATACAACAGCCAAAAATATATTAAGTCCTGTATTAATAATAGGTGTTACATTTATATTTGCAATATTTATCGTAGCTCCTATTGGAATGTTATTTACAAATTACTTATCAATTTCTGTTAATTGATTAAGTACTAATTACATTGCTAAATATATTGCTTTACCATTACTTGGTGCTTTATATGGGCCATTAGTTATTACTGGTTTACACCATTCATTAACTCCAGTTATTCTTCAAGGACAAGCAGCATATGGAGCAACAATAATTCAGGGACTATGTACATTATCAAATGTATCTCAGGGTGTTGCAACAGTAGCTTTTGTTGTATTAAATAGAAGAGTTAGACAATTAAAAGATTTAGGTATATCAAATGGAGTATCTGCAATTGTTGGAGGAATAACTGAACCTTCATTATTTACAGTAAATTTGAAACACCTTTATCCATTAATTGCTTGTTCAATAGGTGTATTTTTTGGTAGTTTAGTTCTTGTTGCTTCAAATACATATGCATTACAAGGTGCAAGTTCGATTTTTGGATACTTAATGTTTCAACATAAAGCTCCTGAATTAACAGGAGTGAGTACTTGAATTGGTGGCGGATTTTTATGAGGTGCAATATCAATTTTAGTAAGTTGTATAGTTACTTTCTTTATGACATTAATATTGGGAAAAATAAAATTCTTTGCAAATAGAACGAGAGATTTATTATTAGAAGAATATAATGAAGATATAAATGAATTAAAATTAATACCTCCTAGTGAATTTAAATTAATTTTAAAAAAAGAAAGAGAAGATAAAAAAAGTTTAAAACAACAATTAAAAATAGAAAAAAAATAA
- a CDS encoding glycoside hydrolase family 1 protein: MKFPKNFQIGASMSAMQTEGKGITNIGELAFDQYFKESPELFHNNIGPDITCDITRHYKEDIKMFNQIGLDSVRTGFSWARLFPDGVNIDKDAVDFYHDYINEYRNNNIKIIMTLFHFDMPLWAHKKGGWSSREVIESFIKYCEFIFNEYGDDVDYYVTFNEPLVPVYEGYLNDKHYPAIDDPKQAVQQAYGIFLAHSKAILAFRNFNLKAPIGVVFNWNYTYAFSNSKEDIEAAKVYDAYVNRGPLDIMYNGTINELWYKTLSDYSILPDYTKEEIKIIKKTKVDFLGINYYFPCRVKAKSNGKKRWIMDEFVIEIPKNAKINPHRGWEIYPEALYEIGMELKEKYDNIPWYIAENGMGVENEERFRDVEGMINDDYRIEFLKDHMSQIKKAVDDGSNCFGYHIWAALDCWSFRNAFKNRYGLIEVNLEDQTRKFKKSAYWYKKLIESKEG, encoded by the coding sequence ATGAAATTTCCAAAAAACTTTCAAATTGGGGCATCTATGAGTGCCATGCAAACTGAAGGTAAAGGTATTACAAATATTGGTGAATTAGCTTTTGATCAATATTTTAAAGAAAGTCCTGAATTATTTCATAATAATATAGGGCCAGATATCACATGTGATATTACAAGACATTATAAAGAAGACATAAAAATGTTTAACCAAATAGGATTGGATTCAGTAAGAACTGGTTTTTCCTGAGCTAGATTATTTCCTGATGGAGTAAATATAGATAAAGATGCAGTAGATTTTTATCATGATTACATAAATGAATATAGAAATAATAATATAAAAATCATTATGACATTATTTCATTTTGATATGCCACTTTGAGCTCATAAAAAAGGTGGGTGATCTTCTCGCGAAGTAATTGAATCTTTTATAAAATACTGCGAATTTATTTTTAATGAATATGGTGACGATGTGGATTATTATGTAACATTTAATGAACCATTAGTTCCTGTATATGAGGGATATTTAAATGATAAACATTATCCCGCAATTGATGATCCAAAACAAGCAGTTCAACAAGCTTATGGTATTTTTTTAGCGCATTCAAAGGCAATACTAGCTTTTAGAAATTTTAATCTAAAAGCACCAATTGGAGTAGTTTTTAACTGAAATTACACTTATGCTTTTTCAAATTCAAAAGAAGATATAGAAGCTGCAAAAGTTTATGATGCATATGTTAATAGAGGACCATTAGATATTATGTATAACGGTACTATTAATGAATTATGATATAAAACATTATCTGATTATTCAATTCTTCCAGATTACACAAAAGAAGAAATAAAAATTATTAAAAAAACAAAAGTTGATTTTTTAGGTATTAATTATTATTTCCCTTGTCGAGTGAAAGCAAAAAGTAATGGTAAAAAAAGATGAATAATGGATGAATTTGTTATTGAAATACCAAAGAACGCAAAGATTAATCCACATCGTGGTTGAGAAATTTATCCTGAAGCACTTTATGAAATAGGAATGGAATTAAAAGAAAAGTACGATAATATTCCATGATATATTGCAGAAAATGGTATGGGTGTTGAAAATGAGGAAAGATTTAGAGATGTGGAAGGAATGATAAATGATGACTATAGAATTGAATTTCTAAAGGATCATATGTCACAAATTAAAAAAGCTGTAGATGATGGTTCAAATTGTTTTGGATATCATATCTGAGCAGCTCTTGATTGTTGAAGTTTTAGAAATGCATTTAAAAATAGATATGGCTTGATTGAAGTTAATTTGGAAGACCAAACTAGAAAATTTAAGAAATCAGCGTATTGATATAAAAAATTAATTGAAAGTAAAGAGGGGTAA
- a CDS encoding aldo/keto reductase, translated as MNKVLEKTLKFNNGLEIPQVGLGTYKITDESENLESIKAALENGYKHIDTASIYNNHKTVARAIKESNINRKDLFITSKVWNSHHKYEMAKQAIDDILNELELDYIDLLLVHWPTEDRLECWKALEEAVEEGKVKSIGVSNFQPQHIEELLKVCKIKPVINQIELHPALQNQQVVKICKENDILVESWGTMIRGKCFDIEEIQLLAKKYNKSTAQICLRWAYQLDYVIIPKSSKPSRVIENVQIGDFELTLEDMNLLASIKEYRDGPDPDNFDF; from the coding sequence ATGAATAAAGTATTAGAAAAAACTTTAAAGTTTAATAATGGATTAGAAATCCCACAAGTTGGTTTAGGAACATATAAAATAACTGATGAAAGTGAAAATTTAGAATCTATTAAAGCAGCTTTAGAAAATGGTTATAAACATATTGATACAGCTTCAATATACAATAATCATAAAACTGTTGCTAGAGCAATTAAGGAAAGTAATATAAATAGAAAAGATTTATTTATTACTTCAAAAGTGTGAAATTCACATCATAAATATGAAATGGCAAAACAAGCAATTGATGATATTTTAAATGAATTAGAATTGGATTATATTGATTTATTATTAGTTCATTGACCTACAGAAGATAGACTTGAATGTTGAAAAGCATTAGAAGAAGCTGTTGAAGAAGGGAAAGTAAAATCAATTGGTGTAAGTAATTTTCAACCTCAACACATTGAAGAACTTTTAAAAGTTTGTAAAATAAAACCAGTAATTAATCAAATAGAATTACATCCTGCTTTACAAAATCAACAAGTAGTAAAAATTTGTAAAGAAAATGATATTTTAGTTGAATCATGAGGAACAATGATTAGAGGAAAATGCTTTGATATTGAAGAAATTCAATTACTTGCAAAAAAATATAATAAAAGTACAGCTCAAATTTGTTTAAGATGAGCTTATCAATTAGATTATGTAATTATTCCAAAATCATCAAAACCTTCAAGAGTAATTGAAAATGTTCAAATAGGAGATTTTGAATTGACTTTAGAGGATATGAATTTATTGGCAAGTATTAAAGAATATAGAGATGGACCAGATCCAGATAACTTTGATTTTTAA